A genomic segment from Alistipes senegalensis JC50 encodes:
- the upp gene encoding uracil phosphoribosyltransferase translates to MTLHILSEQNTVLNKFIAQIRDKRIQKDSMRFRRNMERIGEITAYEISKALNYKPCVVETPLGEATVEMIDDQLVVATILRAGLPYHQGFLNYFDDAQNAFVSAYRKSTKDGKFTVKVEYISCGSLEGKTLLLVDPMLATGSSLVLTYNALCEKGGTPAYTHVAAVVASEQGLDYAMKNMPRKTTTIWTAVVDEELTSRSYIVPGIGDAGDLAYGEKI, encoded by the coding sequence ATGACGTTGCATATCCTTTCCGAGCAGAACACGGTTCTCAACAAATTCATCGCTCAGATCCGTGACAAGCGGATTCAGAAGGACTCGATGCGTTTCCGCCGCAACATGGAGCGCATCGGCGAGATCACGGCCTACGAGATTTCGAAGGCGCTCAACTACAAACCGTGTGTCGTCGAGACGCCGTTGGGCGAAGCCACCGTCGAGATGATCGACGACCAGCTCGTCGTGGCGACGATCCTCCGCGCGGGGCTTCCCTACCATCAGGGGTTCCTGAATTACTTCGACGACGCTCAGAACGCCTTCGTGTCGGCTTATCGCAAGAGTACCAAGGACGGCAAGTTCACCGTGAAGGTCGAGTACATCTCGTGCGGCAGTCTGGAGGGCAAGACGCTGTTGCTGGTCGATCCGATGCTGGCCACGGGGTCGTCGCTCGTGCTGACCTACAACGCCTTGTGCGAGAAGGGCGGCACTCCCGCCTATACCCACGTCGCGGCGGTCGTCGCCAGCGAGCAGGGTCTCGACTATGCGATGAAGAACATGCCGCGCAAAACCACGACCATCTGGACGGCGGTCGTTGACGAGGAGCTGACTTCTCGGTCCTACATCGTTCCCGGCATCGGTGACGCCGGAGACCTGGCCTACGGCGAAAAAATATAG
- a CDS encoding SusC/RagA family TonB-linked outer membrane protein → MLLSVLGIFLCAGALAQNVALKGVVKDNTGEKLTGVSIIVENTSTGTTTNSDGEYSIEAPKGSTLVFFFLGFESQRVEVGSRTVVDVVMTQAAVGMDEVVVVGYGTQSRRTITSAVTKIDGNLVKGTPVNTLGEALKGKIAGARVYSSNNTPGADPVIRIRGGSSIDGNNDPLILVDGVERAFSGINPNDIESMEVLKDAASTAVYGSRGSNGVVLITTKSGKRNTGPRVTFDANVGFQQAERRFDLLGAEDYIRIVRTSIAEGTSPMNNFTSGFSASSINDANSVYSTRWLEEGEALPAGYKKMRDPLDNTKWLIFQDNDWQDVLFRDNWWQNYYVGIDGGTEKTSYAASVGYTKDDGVALGTGYDRLNARISLNSNVTKRLRVRATVDYSDARSEEFDNQMNAISRALSAAPTMKRYMADGVTPAYGYNATSLNPEYYAYIYDFDNRNKRLSIVGGLDWEIIDGLKATVDASTYNHVTRKSSFRKRGYFSNLTPTTESFNELTRTKLDAYVNYSRTFAGKHSFSAMAGYSYSRDKTNAFAASAEGGGSDLTPTLTAQPDRTSSTSSFSEIVMLSYFGRINYDYKKKYMLTATFRADGSSKFLKGNQWGYFPAMSAGWMISEENFMESTRRVVDDLKLRVSYGQTGNNYISVNDARGKYNVNFYNGNPGLHPAVMPNQDLQWEVTTQLDAGFDLSMFGSRLMVTADYFNRLTDNLIYSKDMPNTTGFSSVKTNIGKVRFYGFDLEISSRNIVKKNFSWESKFTWSYVKNKVVKLPDNGLPQNRVDGIRVGNTNEYFGGIAEGEPLYQVVAFKMKHIIRTPEQLAAALYDSYSKGYNPDDGTTVKGRKNMGDYEWVNRPGTTKAVVNGEEVEQINSEDKFVIGYSVPHSTGGLSNTFRYKGLSLNVYLDWAIGHTIRHAQMARQFINTFTGNTALNAGVLDTWSPQNPDAKYARFYSGGESVSANFKNDSDVFAFKGDYLCVRELSLAWDLPKKFVSKLGMQGASITLAGNNLHYFTAVPGVSPEVGTMSTNAAGYNNYPPIRRISLGIKVIF, encoded by the coding sequence ATGCTGCTTTCCGTACTGGGAATTTTCCTGTGTGCAGGTGCTTTAGCGCAGAATGTAGCCCTGAAGGGTGTGGTAAAGGACAATACGGGTGAAAAATTGACGGGCGTGTCGATTATTGTCGAGAATACCTCGACAGGTACGACGACCAACAGCGACGGCGAATATTCGATCGAAGCTCCGAAGGGATCAACGCTCGTGTTTTTCTTCCTCGGTTTTGAATCCCAGCGTGTCGAGGTGGGCAGCAGGACCGTCGTGGATGTCGTTATGACGCAGGCCGCGGTGGGTATGGATGAAGTGGTCGTGGTGGGTTACGGTACGCAGTCGCGCCGTACGATCACTTCGGCTGTGACCAAAATCGACGGTAATCTGGTGAAAGGTACACCGGTCAATACACTCGGCGAGGCGCTGAAAGGCAAGATCGCCGGTGCGCGTGTTTACAGTAGCAACAATACGCCGGGCGCCGACCCCGTGATCCGCATCCGCGGCGGCTCGTCGATCGACGGCAATAACGACCCGCTGATTTTGGTGGATGGCGTGGAACGTGCTTTTTCGGGAATCAACCCCAACGATATCGAGTCGATGGAGGTGCTCAAGGATGCTGCCTCGACGGCCGTTTACGGTTCGCGTGGTTCGAACGGCGTAGTGCTGATTACGACTAAGTCGGGCAAGCGCAATACGGGTCCCCGCGTGACATTCGACGCCAATGTCGGTTTCCAGCAGGCAGAACGTCGTTTCGACTTGCTCGGCGCCGAGGATTATATCCGTATCGTGCGTACCTCGATTGCTGAAGGCACGAGTCCCATGAACAACTTTACTTCCGGATTCTCGGCAAGTTCGATCAACGATGCCAATTCAGTCTACTCGACCCGCTGGCTCGAAGAGGGCGAAGCTCTGCCGGCGGGCTACAAGAAGATGCGTGACCCGCTGGACAATACCAAGTGGTTGATTTTCCAGGATAACGACTGGCAGGACGTACTCTTCCGCGACAATTGGTGGCAGAATTACTACGTGGGTATCGACGGCGGTACGGAGAAGACCTCTTATGCGGCCAGCGTGGGCTATACCAAGGACGATGGCGTGGCACTGGGCACGGGTTACGACCGTCTCAACGCACGTATCAGCTTGAATTCCAATGTTACGAAACGTCTTCGGGTGCGTGCTACGGTCGATTATTCGGATGCCCGGAGCGAAGAGTTCGATAACCAGATGAATGCTATCTCGCGCGCCCTCTCGGCTGCGCCGACCATGAAGCGTTACATGGCGGACGGTGTGACACCGGCGTACGGTTACAACGCTACGTCGCTGAATCCCGAATATTATGCCTATATCTATGACTTCGACAACCGCAATAAGCGGCTTTCGATCGTCGGCGGATTGGATTGGGAGATCATCGACGGACTGAAAGCTACGGTGGACGCTTCGACCTACAACCATGTGACTCGCAAGAGTTCGTTCCGTAAACGCGGCTATTTCTCGAATTTGACTCCGACTACGGAGAGCTTCAACGAGTTGACGCGCACTAAACTGGACGCTTATGTGAATTATTCCCGCACCTTCGCCGGGAAGCATAGTTTTTCGGCCATGGCCGGTTATTCCTATTCGCGTGATAAAACCAATGCATTCGCTGCTTCCGCTGAGGGCGGAGGGTCGGATTTGACGCCTACGCTGACGGCGCAGCCCGACCGTACATCGAGTACGAGCAGCTTTTCCGAAATCGTGATGCTCAGCTATTTCGGTCGTATCAATTACGACTATAAGAAAAAATATATGCTTACCGCGACGTTCCGCGCCGACGGATCGTCAAAGTTCCTCAAAGGCAATCAGTGGGGGTATTTTCCGGCCATGTCCGCCGGCTGGATGATCTCGGAAGAGAACTTCATGGAGTCTACCCGCCGGGTTGTGGACGACCTGAAACTTCGCGTGAGCTACGGTCAGACCGGTAACAACTACATTTCGGTCAATGACGCGCGCGGCAAGTACAACGTGAACTTCTACAACGGTAATCCGGGACTCCACCCCGCCGTGATGCCGAATCAGGATTTGCAGTGGGAGGTGACTACGCAGCTGGATGCCGGTTTCGACTTGTCGATGTTCGGCAGCCGTTTGATGGTGACAGCCGACTATTTTAATCGTCTGACCGACAATCTGATCTATTCGAAAGATATGCCCAATACGACCGGTTTTTCGAGCGTGAAGACGAATATCGGCAAGGTGCGCTTCTATGGTTTCGACCTTGAGATCAGCAGCCGCAATATCGTGAAGAAGAATTTTTCGTGGGAGTCGAAATTCACGTGGAGCTACGTGAAGAACAAGGTGGTGAAGCTGCCTGACAACGGCCTGCCGCAGAATCGTGTGGATGGTATTCGCGTGGGTAACACCAACGAGTATTTCGGCGGTATCGCTGAGGGCGAGCCGCTCTATCAGGTGGTGGCCTTCAAGATGAAGCATATCATCCGTACGCCTGAACAACTTGCCGCGGCGCTCTACGACAGCTATTCGAAAGGTTACAATCCTGATGATGGCACGACCGTGAAGGGCCGTAAGAATATGGGCGACTACGAATGGGTTAACCGTCCCGGTACGACCAAGGCCGTGGTGAACGGTGAGGAGGTGGAGCAGATTAATTCCGAGGACAAGTTTGTGATTGGTTACAGTGTGCCTCACTCGACGGGCGGTCTCAGCAATACGTTCCGTTACAAGGGCCTTTCACTAAACGTTTACCTCGACTGGGCTATCGGGCACACCATCCGCCATGCACAGATGGCCCGTCAGTTCATCAATACCTTTACGGGGAATACGGCCTTGAACGCCGGCGTGCTCGACACGTGGTCGCCTCAGAATCCGGATGCCAAGTACGCTCGCTTCTATTCGGGCGGTGAGAGTGTTTCGGCCAATTTCAAGAACGACTCCGATGTCTTTGCGTTCAAGGGCGACTACCTCTGTGTCCGAGAGCTGAGTCTTGCGTGGGACCTGCCCAAGAAGTTCGTTTCGAAGTTGGGCATGCAGGGCGCTTCCATCACTTTGGCAGGAAACAACCTGCACTATTTTACCGCAGTCCCGGGCGTATCGCCTGAGGTGGGTACGATGAGTACGAACGCCGCAGGCTATAACAACTATCCTCCGATCCGTCGTATTTCGCTCGGAATCAAGGTGATTTTCTAA